In Polycladomyces zharkentensis, one DNA window encodes the following:
- a CDS encoding sigma-54 interaction domain-containing protein gives MAHGAMSEKMMHEVLRCIDEGIHVVGLDGITLYYNPVAARLDGMDVEEVIGMHVLDAFPSLTRKTSTLLKVIDTGEPIYNQQQTYHNRYGKRIVTINTTLPLRVNGHLVGAVEVSKDITRIKELSETVIELQTQIREPGRRRVSKIRQRYRFEQILTQNERMMREIARAKKAAATDSPVLVVGETGTGKELMVQSIHHASPRGKQSLIAQNCAAIPSALLEGILFGTVKGAFTGAEDRPGLFELADGGTMFLDEIQAMPLDLQAKLLRVLEEGVVRRVGDTRVRPVDVRILAATNEDPLESVKEGRLRKDLYYRLHVVRITLPPLRERREDLPLLTAHFIRKYNDRLGTDVIRVAPEVERLFARYDWPGNVRELEHTIEGAINMVEGKVIGLEHLPPYMLEGADDGPFVDDVQWESGQSLRDVLNQVEERLIRRAMADCRGNMVQAAKRLGIPRQTLQYRIKKLGIERP, from the coding sequence ATGGCGCATGGGGCGATGTCGGAAAAAATGATGCATGAGGTGTTGCGCTGTATTGACGAAGGGATTCATGTGGTGGGACTGGACGGGATCACGCTGTATTACAACCCCGTGGCCGCCCGGTTGGACGGAATGGATGTGGAGGAAGTGATCGGGATGCACGTATTGGATGCATTCCCTTCGTTGACGCGAAAAACGAGTACCCTTTTGAAAGTGATCGATACCGGCGAACCGATCTACAACCAGCAGCAAACCTACCACAACCGCTACGGGAAGCGGATCGTGACGATCAACACGACATTGCCGTTGCGCGTCAACGGGCACTTGGTCGGCGCAGTCGAGGTGTCGAAAGACATCACGCGCATCAAGGAACTGTCCGAAACCGTCATCGAACTGCAAACGCAAATCCGCGAACCGGGCCGGCGTCGGGTGTCAAAAATACGTCAGCGGTACCGGTTTGAGCAGATTTTGACGCAAAACGAGCGAATGATGCGGGAAATCGCACGGGCGAAAAAAGCGGCGGCGACGGATTCTCCCGTTTTGGTCGTGGGTGAGACCGGTACCGGAAAAGAGCTGATGGTCCAGTCCATCCATCACGCGTCCCCAAGGGGAAAACAGTCCCTGATCGCACAAAACTGTGCGGCAATTCCATCCGCTTTGTTGGAAGGGATTTTGTTCGGTACGGTGAAGGGAGCGTTTACGGGCGCGGAGGATCGTCCGGGATTGTTTGAGCTGGCCGACGGCGGCACGATGTTTTTGGATGAGATTCAGGCGATGCCGTTGGATTTGCAGGCCAAGTTGCTGCGGGTGCTGGAAGAAGGCGTCGTGCGGCGAGTGGGAGATACCCGCGTACGTCCGGTGGATGTGCGGATATTGGCGGCCACCAATGAAGACCCGTTGGAAAGTGTCAAAGAAGGGCGTTTGCGCAAGGATCTGTATTATCGGCTTCACGTGGTGCGCATCACCCTGCCGCCACTGCGCGAACGGCGGGAGGACCTCCCGTTGTTGACCGCCCATTTCATTCGCAAGTACAACGATCGCTTGGGTACCGATGTGATCAGAGTCGCACCGGAGGTGGAACGGCTCTTTGCCCGATATGATTGGCCGGGAAACGTACGGGAGTTGGAGCACACGATCGAAGGCGCGATCAACATGGTGGAGGGAAAGGTGATCGGCTTGGAGCACCTTCCGCCATACATGCTGGAGGGGGCGGATGACGGCCCGTTCGTTGACGATGTGCAGTGGGAGTCGGGGCAGTCTTTGCGCGATGTGCTGAACCAGGTGGAAGAACGGTTGATTCGCCGGGCGATGGCGGATTGTCGGGGGAATATGGTGCAAGCGGCCAAAAGGCTGGGGATTCCGCGACAGACGTTGCAGTACAGGATAAAAAAACTGGGAATTGAACGGCCATAG
- a CDS encoding VWA domain-containing protein, which yields MTTKNMKRRVLSVFIICYLSFFTTACGSSVIGQTDNSHQKNSHPVKKGPFQAVEPTQQNIDKLLAEGPGIYAGNKYDKKKVEQEMLKVKNAPARVQYNKMVELLAEDYTDAKRYYENFDTSIGQMTAPPDAKGGSTETGSSSQANKQKVNVEILLDASGSMNAKIEGKTKMEMAKEAINKFLSSLPKEVNVSLRVYGNKGSNKPADKAVSCQSSDIIYPLQPYDSASFNQAITPVKPMGWTPLARAIQQAQTDLQSETGAKNIVYVVSDGVETCGGDPVAAAQALHASNIQAVVNIIGFDVDDAGQRALKAVAEAGSGKYATVKTAQDFDTYFENEKKVGLLDYLFWANKNYDKSSEIAMKKQTEVVNTSVATFNKVSNEFNRMIDACQVIHPDDILGCSGELGQLINNRYELLKNWNDRMEQKVWWDIQHNWDRFNERVSRQLDEGTKTP from the coding sequence TTGACTACAAAAAATATGAAGAGAAGGGTACTTTCGGTCTTTATCATATGCTACTTATCTTTCTTTACCACCGCATGCGGTTCGTCGGTCATCGGTCAGACAGACAACTCACATCAAAAAAATTCACACCCGGTCAAAAAGGGGCCATTTCAAGCAGTTGAACCCACCCAACAAAACATTGACAAATTGCTGGCAGAAGGGCCGGGGATCTACGCAGGCAACAAATACGACAAAAAGAAAGTCGAACAGGAAATGCTAAAGGTGAAAAATGCTCCCGCAAGAGTCCAGTACAATAAAATGGTTGAGCTTTTGGCAGAAGACTACACGGACGCAAAAAGATACTATGAGAACTTTGATACCTCTATCGGACAAATGACGGCTCCACCAGATGCAAAAGGCGGTTCAACCGAAACAGGATCATCATCCCAAGCTAACAAGCAGAAAGTCAACGTAGAGATTCTACTAGATGCCAGCGGTAGCATGAACGCCAAAATTGAAGGCAAAACCAAAATGGAGATGGCCAAAGAAGCGATCAACAAGTTTTTGTCCTCTTTGCCCAAAGAAGTGAATGTCTCACTTCGGGTATACGGCAACAAAGGAAGCAACAAACCTGCTGACAAAGCCGTTTCATGCCAGAGCAGTGATATCATCTATCCGTTGCAACCGTATGATTCGGCCTCGTTCAATCAAGCGATCACTCCGGTCAAACCGATGGGATGGACACCGTTGGCACGAGCGATTCAACAAGCACAAACAGATTTGCAAAGTGAAACAGGGGCGAAAAACATCGTCTATGTAGTAAGCGACGGTGTGGAAACTTGTGGGGGAGATCCGGTGGCCGCTGCTCAAGCATTACACGCATCCAACATCCAGGCAGTGGTCAACATTATCGGTTTTGATGTAGATGATGCAGGACAACGGGCATTGAAAGCGGTAGCCGAAGCGGGTAGCGGCAAATATGCGACAGTTAAAACCGCGCAAGATTTCGATACGTATTTTGAAAACGAGAAAAAGGTTGGGCTTTTGGACTATTTATTCTGGGCGAATAAGAACTACGATAAATCATCCGAAATTGCGATGAAGAAACAAACGGAAGTAGTGAATACTTCGGTGGCTACTTTCAATAAAGTTTCCAATGAATTCAACAGGATGATTGATGCATGTCAAGTTATTCATCCGGATGACATTTTGGGCTGTTCCGGTGAACTCGGCCAGTTGATTAATAATCGTTACGAGCTGTTAAAGAATTGGAATGATCGAATGGAACAAAAAGTTTGGTGGGATATACAACACAATTGGGATCGGTTTAATGAGCGTGTGTCACGGCAACTGGATGAAGGAACGAAAACTCCCTGA
- a CDS encoding vWA domain-containing protein has product MVKRKVLSVFIVCCLSLFTAACGSSVSGQTDSHQANTQNTMEKKKPIRPEDFKAATTVEGMLREGPGKYAGNKYDKAKVQAELDKFPKGLSAREVYNRLIYYLAEDYKPILKKVEEFNPAVPTDAKMPASDINKDVKVQNLNVEILLDSSGSMAEKTDGAQRMELAKQAIRDFVSSLPKGARVSLRVYGHKGTNSPKDKALSCKSSELAYPLSEYDAGRFNQALDSFKPGGWTPLAASIQAAQRDLEKEAGKDTQNIVYVVSDGVETCGGDPVKAAQSLYQSDIQAVVNIIGFDVDDAGQQALQKVAEAGGGTYRTVRTKEDLKAELERRYEELRQEWEIYEGKVSWDMLFNGIDKHNEAESIVGIPSGDVKHSLFWDTENKERDYLNDAVSYLYQKGIIDSDTYVEVGNLILDRYQKLDDYRLKEEIRLSNEIEAYKKRMEDRAKRGRQQVEEKMNQN; this is encoded by the coding sequence ATGGTTAAAAGAAAAGTACTTTCGGTCTTTATCGTATGCTGCTTATCTCTCTTTACCGCCGCATGCGGTTCGTCGGTCAGCGGTCAGACAGACTCACATCAAGCCAACACTCAGAACACGATGGAGAAAAAGAAACCCATCCGGCCGGAAGATTTTAAAGCAGCGACAACCGTGGAGGGGATGCTGAGAGAGGGGCCGGGGAAATACGCGGGCAACAAATACGACAAGGCGAAGGTACAGGCGGAACTGGACAAGTTTCCGAAGGGTCTCTCCGCCCGTGAGGTATATAACCGCTTGATCTATTACCTGGCGGAGGATTACAAGCCTATCCTGAAAAAGGTGGAGGAGTTCAACCCGGCGGTACCCACGGATGCCAAAATGCCCGCTTCGGACATCAACAAGGATGTCAAGGTGCAGAACCTGAATGTGGAAATCCTGCTGGACTCCAGCGGAAGCATGGCGGAAAAGACGGACGGGGCACAGCGGATGGAACTGGCCAAACAGGCCATTCGCGATTTCGTCTCCTCCCTGCCGAAAGGGGCGCGGGTCTCCCTTCGGGTATACGGGCACAAGGGGACCAACAGTCCGAAGGACAAGGCTCTCTCCTGCAAGAGCAGTGAACTGGCCTACCCGCTGTCGGAATATGATGCAGGCAGATTCAACCAAGCATTAGACAGCTTCAAGCCGGGCGGATGGACGCCTTTGGCCGCCTCGATCCAAGCCGCTCAAAGGGATCTGGAAAAAGAAGCGGGGAAAGACACGCAAAATATCGTCTATGTCGTCAGCGACGGCGTGGAAACCTGCGGCGGCGATCCGGTGAAGGCCGCCCAGTCGTTGTATCAATCCGACATCCAAGCAGTGGTCAACATCATCGGATTCGACGTGGATGACGCGGGACAGCAAGCCCTGCAAAAAGTGGCGGAAGCAGGTGGCGGAACCTACCGAACCGTCCGTACCAAGGAGGATCTGAAAGCGGAACTGGAACGGCGGTACGAGGAGCTCCGGCAGGAGTGGGAAATCTACGAAGGCAAGGTGTCATGGGACATGCTCTTTAACGGGATCGACAAGCACAACGAGGCTGAAAGTATCGTCGGAATTCCTTCAGGAGATGTTAAACATTCGCTGTTCTGGGACACCGAGAACAAAGAAAGGGACTATCTCAATGATGCCGTGTCTTACCTGTATCAAAAAGGGATTATCGACTCAGACACCTATGTTGAAGTTGGAAATCTGATCTTGGATAGGTACCAGAAGCTGGATGATTACCGTTTAAAGGAAGAGATACGTCTGTCTAATGAAATTGAAGCCTACAAAAAACGAATGGAGGACAGAGCGAAACGAGGGCGGCAGCAGGTGGAAGAGAAAATGAATCAAAACTAG
- a CDS encoding RNA-guided endonuclease InsQ/TnpB family protein gives MMRTYKFRLKPTKEQIEKIEWTLGMCRWLYNSMLEQRKFAYKRRGITLNYNKQAVELPEIKKEIPEFKEIHSQVLQDVAKRLDKAFQAFFLRVQRGERPGYPRFQGKNRYDSFTYPQLGFKIEGKFLKLSKIGDVRIKLHRQIEGKIKTCTIKRKNGKYYACISCEVEPKSSRTGRQVGVDLGVKHLAITSDGEFFDHPKYLRKAERRLKFLQRMVSRRKKGSNRRRKAVAMLAKVHEYIANQRRDTAHKISRYLADNYDLIAFEDLNFQGMLKNHNLAKSIADAGWRMLVQLTTYKAEWAGKQVITVDPHNTSQACSECGQTVKKTLKERIHRCSCGFVADRDVNAARNILHQAIGYIPEPRYGQLELNLF, from the coding sequence ATGATGAGAACCTACAAATTCAGGCTGAAACCAACAAAAGAGCAAATCGAGAAAATTGAATGGACGCTGGGCATGTGCCGCTGGCTCTACAACTCTATGCTTGAGCAACGAAAGTTCGCCTACAAAAGACGCGGTATTACGTTGAACTATAACAAACAAGCAGTAGAGCTTCCGGAAATCAAGAAGGAGATCCCGGAGTTTAAAGAGATCCATTCTCAGGTGCTTCAAGACGTAGCCAAACGGTTAGACAAAGCATTTCAAGCGTTTTTCCTACGTGTACAACGCGGGGAAAGACCGGGATACCCTCGCTTTCAAGGTAAAAACCGATATGACAGCTTCACCTATCCTCAACTCGGGTTCAAGATCGAAGGGAAGTTTCTCAAGCTATCCAAAATCGGCGATGTGAGAATCAAACTACACCGCCAGATTGAAGGAAAGATCAAGACTTGCACCATTAAACGGAAGAACGGGAAGTATTACGCTTGTATTTCATGTGAGGTAGAGCCGAAGTCATCCCGAACTGGTCGACAAGTAGGCGTCGATCTCGGTGTGAAACATCTGGCTATCACGTCTGATGGCGAATTCTTCGATCATCCCAAGTACCTTCGGAAAGCGGAAAGACGGTTAAAATTTCTTCAGCGTATGGTTTCCCGGAGGAAAAAAGGGTCGAATCGTAGGCGTAAAGCGGTTGCGATGTTGGCGAAGGTTCACGAGTACATAGCAAACCAGAGAAGGGACACCGCGCACAAGATAAGCCGCTATCTGGCGGACAACTACGATCTAATCGCTTTCGAGGACTTGAACTTTCAGGGTATGTTGAAGAATCACAATCTGGCTAAGAGCATTGCCGATGCTGGTTGGAGGATGCTCGTGCAACTCACGACTTACAAGGCAGAGTGGGCCGGTAAGCAGGTGATCACAGTCGATCCTCACAACACGTCACAGGCATGCTCCGAATGTGGTCAGACCGTAAAGAAGACATTAAAAGAACGTATCCATCGTTGCTCATGCGGATTTGTGGCAGACAGAGATGTCAATGCCGCAAGAAATATCCTACATCAAGCAATTGGATACATTCCTGAACCGAGATACGGACAACTAGAACTAAACCTTTTCTAG
- a CDS encoding vWA domain-containing protein — MSAQEAYSRIVSLVAEDYASQVKKLDNLDPTIKSNIKQPGSMKTPNGKPLTKMNVEILIDSSGSMAGKVQGQTKMELAKQAVQQFAANLPEGANVAVRVYGNKGTNSEKDKSISCSSSEILYPLQPYDATRFQQSIANLKPVGWTPLAASIRSAQNDLAKQQGEGAQNIIYVVSDGVETCGGNPVQEAKNLHHSNIKAVVNIIGFDVDDAGQKALKAVAEAGGGSYQTVNNQEDLKSYFEREKSRLRDEWIEWGNKSWSDVMDQSFHKWDQLHEIIFALHDMNSRELDHLSSLESLLLDAGKIENYNALHSMVSQRFELIKKYIVARDKRIEAAIKNNQEKTLDDIHKKEQEARDQLK; from the coding sequence ATGTCAGCCCAGGAGGCATACAGCCGCATTGTTTCTTTGGTGGCGGAAGATTACGCTTCACAGGTGAAAAAGCTGGACAACCTGGATCCGACGATAAAATCCAATATCAAACAACCGGGCAGCATGAAGACGCCCAACGGAAAACCGCTCACCAAGATGAATGTGGAGATCCTGATCGACAGCAGCGGGAGCATGGCTGGCAAGGTTCAGGGACAAACCAAAATGGAGCTGGCCAAGCAAGCAGTTCAACAATTTGCGGCCAATTTGCCGGAAGGGGCCAATGTCGCAGTTCGCGTTTACGGAAATAAAGGAACAAACAGCGAAAAAGACAAGTCCATCTCTTGCAGCAGCAGTGAAATCCTTTACCCGCTCCAACCCTATGATGCCACCCGCTTCCAACAATCCATTGCCAATTTGAAACCCGTCGGGTGGACACCGTTGGCGGCTTCGATCAGGTCGGCACAAAATGATCTGGCCAAACAGCAGGGAGAAGGCGCCCAAAACATCATCTATGTCGTAAGTGACGGGGTGGAAACCTGTGGAGGGAACCCTGTCCAGGAAGCGAAAAACCTGCATCACTCCAACATCAAGGCAGTGGTTAACATCATTGGTTTTGATGTGGATGATGCAGGACAGAAAGCGTTGAAAGCAGTCGCCGAAGCGGGTGGAGGTTCCTATCAGACGGTGAATAATCAAGAGGATTTGAAATCCTATTTTGAGAGGGAAAAATCACGGTTACGTGATGAGTGGATCGAGTGGGGAAATAAAAGCTGGTCGGATGTCATGGATCAATCGTTTCACAAGTGGGACCAACTGCATGAGATCATCTTCGCTTTACATGATATGAACTCCAGGGAACTCGATCATTTATCGTCATTGGAATCGCTCTTGTTGGATGCCGGGAAAATTGAAAATTACAATGCGTTACATTCGATGGTTTCGCAACGGTTTGAATTGATCAAAAAATACATTGTAGCAAGGGATAAGCGTATCGAAGCTGCGATAAAAAACAATCAAGAAAAAACCTTGGACGACATCCATAAAAAAGAACAGGAGGCGCGAGATCAATTGAAATAA
- a CDS encoding ROK family protein, with protein sequence MTMKGLYVGIDLGGTKIAGALVDRDGSILRRIRLETRVEQGPQAVIDRLVESIDQLMDGVRSTVKGVGVASPGPLDSRSGVVFSPPNLPGWVNVPLRQALEDRLGIPVKLENDANAAAWGEYRFGAGQRKGTMIYLTVSTGVGSGLVLDGRLFRGENTFAGEIGHTIVDPEGPPCGCGRQGCLEALASGTAIAKLGQTADPSSSIHSLAAEDGGVVRAEHVFQAYRMGDAHAENIIRQTVRYLAIGLSNLIHIFNPGKIVVGGGVSRAGDVLFPLLQEQLDRYLMAPFRETCEVVPAALGEDAGVLGAAALWTDCGQQVVAGEPA encoded by the coding sequence ATGACCATGAAAGGTTTATATGTGGGGATTGATTTGGGTGGCACCAAAATTGCCGGGGCATTGGTCGATCGAGACGGTTCCATTTTGCGCCGCATTCGCTTGGAGACACGGGTGGAACAAGGCCCGCAAGCGGTGATCGACAGATTGGTTGAGTCGATTGACCAACTGATGGACGGTGTGCGCTCCACCGTGAAAGGAGTCGGGGTGGCTTCGCCCGGTCCGCTGGATTCCCGTTCGGGTGTGGTGTTTTCTCCTCCCAATCTTCCGGGATGGGTGAATGTTCCGCTGCGTCAGGCGCTGGAGGATCGTTTGGGCATACCCGTCAAGCTGGAGAATGACGCCAACGCCGCGGCTTGGGGAGAGTATCGGTTCGGTGCCGGCCAAAGGAAGGGTACGATGATTTACTTGACTGTGAGCACGGGTGTGGGTAGCGGTTTGGTATTGGACGGCCGGTTGTTTCGCGGCGAAAATACGTTTGCCGGAGAGATTGGCCATACCATCGTCGATCCGGAAGGCCCGCCTTGCGGTTGCGGCAGACAAGGGTGTCTGGAGGCGCTGGCGTCGGGTACGGCCATTGCGAAACTGGGTCAAACGGCGGATCCGTCGTCGTCGATTCATTCACTGGCTGCGGAAGATGGCGGGGTGGTCCGGGCGGAACACGTGTTTCAGGCGTATCGAATGGGGGATGCCCATGCCGAAAACATCATTCGTCAAACCGTGCGTTACTTGGCAATCGGGCTGTCCAACCTGATCCATATTTTCAATCCAGGGAAAATCGTGGTGGGCGGCGGTGTCAGTCGTGCCGGCGATGTGCTGTTTCCCTTGTTGCAAGAGCAGTTGGACCGTTATTTGATGGCGCCGTTCCGAGAAACGTGCGAAGTGGTGCCGGCCGCATTGGGAGAGGATGCCGGCGTATTGGGCGCTGCGGCACTTTGGACGGATTGTGGGCAGCAAGTCGTCGCAGGAGAGCCGGCCTAA
- a CDS encoding carbohydrate ABC transporter permease, whose product MGGKIGNMIKKGCLYIVLVAGAVMFVFPFYWMLLASLKTPEEVFRLDLIPSRITLDSYRYMFERIPVWKGLLNSFVFAGSVTLITLIFTSMAGYALARLKFRGRNVLFSIMLLTMMIPFQLLMIPLYIMVVKLQWMNSFAGLILPVSMNALGVFIFRQFFLTVPQELIDAARIDGAGEWRILFRIMMPISKPAVVTVAILTFMGPWNDLLWPLLVMRDQELMPLAQMATLFGLEGQGGQWGSIMAVNTMLALPVIVLYLFFQRYFIESVGSSGMRG is encoded by the coding sequence ATGGGCGGAAAAATCGGCAATATGATCAAAAAAGGGTGCTTGTACATCGTGTTGGTGGCCGGAGCGGTGATGTTTGTATTCCCGTTTTATTGGATGTTGTTGGCGTCATTGAAAACTCCGGAAGAAGTGTTCCGTCTCGATTTGATCCCTTCGCGCATCACCTTGGACAGTTACCGCTACATGTTCGAACGGATTCCGGTCTGGAAAGGGTTGCTCAACAGCTTCGTGTTTGCAGGGAGCGTAACGCTGATCACGTTGATTTTCACCTCGATGGCGGGCTATGCCTTGGCACGTCTGAAGTTTCGGGGAAGAAACGTGCTGTTTTCCATCATGTTGTTGACGATGATGATTCCGTTTCAACTGCTCATGATCCCGCTGTACATTATGGTGGTGAAACTGCAATGGATGAATTCGTTTGCCGGTCTGATCCTGCCCGTTTCCATGAATGCATTGGGGGTTTTTATCTTTCGTCAATTTTTCCTCACCGTCCCTCAGGAGTTGATTGATGCTGCCCGGATCGACGGGGCGGGTGAATGGCGTATTCTGTTCCGGATCATGATGCCCATTTCCAAACCGGCCGTGGTCACCGTCGCCATTCTCACATTTATGGGACCTTGGAACGACTTGCTCTGGCCGCTCTTGGTCATGCGTGATCAGGAATTGATGCCGCTGGCGCAGATGGCCACTTTGTTCGGTCTGGAAGGGCAGGGAGGACAATGGGGCAGTATCATGGCAGTGAACACCATGTTGGCTTTGCCCGTGATCGTGTTGTATCTCTTTTTTCAACGCTACTTCATTGAAAGTGTCGGAAGTTCCGGCATGAGGGGATAA
- a CDS encoding carbohydrate ABC transporter permease, with protein sequence MKGKRAGYWLVLPYVVFLLVFMAYPVLFSVWLTFHDWNLVSPEIPFVGLENYERLLNDDLFFKSLWNTLRFILINIPLQIGLALILAVALNQPLKGRGFFRGAYFLPVVTSGVVISFLWAWMLSTDDGLINGLLQKAGLHPVPWLTSEAWAMPSLAWVAAWKNLGYYVVIFLAGLQSIPKQLYEAARIDGATSLQCFFRITIPMLNPAMLLVVILSTINGFQLFTEPYIMTGGGPANSSLSVVMYIYKNAFQSLDMGYAATIGLVLALIILGVSMIQKRLLEKDVTY encoded by the coding sequence GTGAAAGGAAAGAGGGCCGGATACTGGTTGGTTCTCCCGTATGTGGTCTTTTTGCTCGTGTTTATGGCTTATCCTGTCCTTTTTTCTGTATGGCTGACCTTTCATGATTGGAATCTGGTGTCTCCGGAGATTCCCTTCGTCGGGTTGGAGAACTATGAGCGACTGTTGAACGATGACCTGTTTTTCAAATCGTTGTGGAACACGTTGCGCTTCATCCTCATCAATATTCCGCTGCAGATCGGGTTGGCGTTGATCTTGGCGGTTGCGCTGAATCAACCGTTGAAAGGACGAGGTTTCTTCCGGGGTGCCTATTTCCTGCCGGTCGTCACCTCCGGGGTGGTCATTTCGTTTTTGTGGGCGTGGATGTTATCCACGGATGACGGTTTGATCAACGGGTTGCTGCAAAAAGCGGGTTTGCACCCGGTTCCCTGGCTCACCAGTGAAGCATGGGCGATGCCATCGCTGGCCTGGGTGGCCGCATGGAAAAACCTCGGATATTACGTGGTCATCTTTTTGGCCGGATTGCAGAGCATTCCCAAACAATTGTACGAAGCGGCGCGGATCGACGGCGCCACGTCGTTGCAATGCTTTTTCCGGATCACGATTCCCATGTTGAACCCGGCCATGCTGTTGGTGGTGATCTTGTCGACCATCAACGGATTCCAATTGTTCACCGAACCGTACATTATGACAGGTGGGGGTCCGGCCAACAGTTCATTGTCCGTCGTGATGTACATATACAAAAACGCTTTTCAAAGTCTGGATATGGGGTACGCGGCCACGATCGGATTGGTGCTGGCGCTCATCATCCTGGGCGTGTCGATGATTCAAAAGCGTTTGTTGGAAAAGGACGTAACCTATTGA
- a CDS encoding ABC transporter substrate-binding protein — protein sequence MLLLQVGCTSGGKDNGKVELTYWPAANPVEVAFAKEVVKEWNAKHPNIQVKMQPLPASRSAEEVLLTSIAGGTTPDVCSNINPGAIGQFVEAGGLLPIDSIDGAMEEILKRTPKETVEAFKSKDGHLYQVPWKGNPIMILYNKQHFREVGLNPDQPGLDTYSKFLAAARKLTRDTNGDGKPDIWAIAPNVEQTWWQRFFDFYPWYVAATEGKTLLKGGKADFNNPKGLQVMQFFRTLFRQKIAPQSTFKENLFAQGKVSMVITGPWALADIKKQAPKMEVGVMSIPVPDNMTGKLRITYGDPKNIAIFRSTRYPKEAWEFTKFLISKQNDVKFLKMTQQIPFRKDLAEDSSVQQYLDQNPVLGAFVRQAPYTRAIDDSDKITDVFDALSLEYQQAAVMGKKDPRKALSDAEKKVNQILQRSR from the coding sequence ATGTTGCTGTTGCAGGTTGGGTGCACTTCCGGTGGGAAGGACAATGGGAAAGTGGAACTGACGTACTGGCCGGCCGCGAACCCGGTGGAAGTGGCATTCGCCAAGGAAGTGGTGAAAGAGTGGAATGCGAAACACCCCAACATTCAAGTCAAAATGCAACCGCTTCCGGCCAGCCGGTCTGCGGAAGAAGTGTTGTTGACTTCGATTGCGGGAGGAACGACACCGGATGTGTGCTCCAACATCAATCCGGGTGCCATCGGGCAATTTGTGGAAGCCGGAGGGTTGCTGCCGATCGACAGCATTGACGGTGCGATGGAAGAGATTTTGAAGCGGACTCCCAAAGAAACCGTGGAAGCGTTCAAATCCAAGGACGGGCATTTGTATCAAGTTCCATGGAAAGGCAACCCGATCATGATCCTGTACAATAAACAACATTTTCGGGAAGTCGGTCTGAATCCCGACCAACCCGGTTTGGACACTTACTCCAAGTTCCTCGCGGCCGCCCGCAAGTTGACGCGCGATACGAACGGAGACGGCAAACCTGACATTTGGGCGATCGCTCCCAATGTGGAACAAACCTGGTGGCAGCGGTTCTTTGACTTTTACCCCTGGTATGTGGCCGCGACGGAAGGGAAAACGCTCTTAAAAGGCGGAAAGGCGGATTTCAACAACCCGAAAGGATTGCAAGTGATGCAGTTCTTCCGCACGCTTTTCCGGCAAAAAATCGCGCCGCAATCCACGTTCAAAGAGAATTTGTTTGCTCAGGGAAAAGTATCCATGGTGATTACCGGACCGTGGGCGCTGGCCGATATCAAAAAGCAGGCGCCGAAGATGGAAGTGGGGGTTATGTCCATTCCTGTTCCCGACAACATGACGGGGAAATTGCGCATCACTTACGGAGACCCGAAGAATATTGCCATTTTCCGCTCGACTCGGTATCCGAAAGAGGCTTGGGAGTTCACCAAATTTTTGATCAGTAAACAGAATGACGTCAAGTTTTTGAAAATGACACAGCAAATACCGTTCCGAAAGGATTTGGCCGAAGATTCTTCCGTTCAACAGTATCTGGACCAAAATCCCGTTCTCGGCGCGTTTGTCCGACAAGCCCCGTATACGCGGGCCATCGACGATTCGGACAAAATCACGGATGTGTTTGACGCATTGTCGTTGGAATACCAGCAAGCGGCTGTCATGGGGAAAAAAGATCCACGTAAGGCATTGTCCGATGCGGAGAAAAAGGTGAATCAAATCCTGCAACGATCCCGATAA
- a CDS encoding CidA/LrgA family protein has translation MKVLRIVGQVLLIHAFFLMGEGFVHLSGLPVPGNLAGLGFLFTALCLGWIKVSWVEEGARWLLAELLLFFIPSAVGIMQYPQVMSIHGWPVWLTIAIGTVLAMACTGLMADRLNRGSREVTES, from the coding sequence GTGAAAGTACTCCGTATCGTGGGGCAAGTGTTGTTGATTCACGCATTTTTTCTGATGGGGGAAGGATTCGTCCACTTGTCCGGACTGCCGGTCCCCGGGAATTTGGCCGGGTTGGGATTCCTGTTTACGGCGCTTTGTTTGGGGTGGATCAAAGTGTCGTGGGTGGAGGAGGGCGCGCGTTGGCTTTTGGCGGAACTGCTTCTTTTCTTTATCCCTTCCGCAGTCGGAATCATGCAATATCCGCAGGTGATGAGCATCCACGGATGGCCCGTCTGGCTCACGATTGCGATCGGCACTGTGTTGGCAATGGCTTGCACCGGCTTAATGGCCGACCGGCTAAACCGGGGAAGCCGGGAGGTGACGGAATCGTGA